One region of Eleutherodactylus coqui strain aEleCoq1 chromosome 5, aEleCoq1.hap1, whole genome shotgun sequence genomic DNA includes:
- the LOC136628765 gene encoding uncharacterized protein, whose translation MAWYQRMGINVARMITLVESRPEIWDPAETGYSDRDLKADAWLSVCTGMYPDWDSGTAALHSEILKDVKNRWRSVRDRYKKHEKDCEKSGMSPSQKKCPYQEQLRFLRTSRVLRASSGNIGAAPPTDTTASPDKDGPGQEPCDDESREGTPALEDSQRSTPDLNPTSVSPEVGEQIVSCGNTTAPASRACVSRVVTSARASRSVAASPRRKNSKADATQEALSLLRRSETADQWDTMGTAIASRLRELSSERQWTIPPVLYTVLEIFGSPRAIADSTAIIVAMKNAAFPVQHSNRMLPAPQSFPDQPPRVSRTPVYPMHHGSPDTGYGDTASGGSPSQASFLSLMNSPLQQTSQQSTSRLCTPPNASQCIIGENSFTYTTLE comes from the exons ATGGCGTGGTACCAGCGAATGGGTATAAACGTTGCCAGGATGATAACATTG GTTGAAAGTAGGCCTGAGATATGGGACCCAGCCGAGACGGGCTACAGCGACCGAGATTTAAAGGCAGACGCCTGGCTATCGGTATGCACTGGCATGTATCCCGATTGGGACTCCGGAACTGCTGCCCTCCACAGTGAAATAC TTaaagatgtcaagaatcgttggcGGTCGGTTCGGGACCGCTACAAGAAGCATGAAAAAGATTGTGAAAAAAGTGGCATGTCGCCTTCACAAAAGAAATGTCCATACCAGGAGCAACTGCGCTTCCTCCGAACTAGTCGAGTGTTGCGCGC atccagcgggaacatTGGGGCCGCGCCTCCCACGGACACCACCGCTTCACCTGACAAAGATGGGCCGGGACAGGAGCCGTGTGACGATGAGTCCAGAGAAGGTACCCCAGCCTTGGAGGACAGCCAGCGTAGCACGCCCGATTTGAACCCCACTTCTGTTTCTCCAGAAGTGGGGGAACAAATTGTGTCGTGTGGCAATACTACTGCCCCTGCCAGCAGAGCATGTGTTAGCAGGGTGGTGACTTCCGCGCGGGCCAGCCGCAGCGTTGCTGCTAGCCCGCGTCGGAAGAATAGCAAGGCAGATGCCACCCAAGAGGCGCTGTCTTTATTACGCCGTTCTGAGACGGCCGACcagtgggacacaatgggtaCAGCCATTGCGTCCCGCCTTCGTGAACTCAGCTCAGAGCGGCAGTGGACAATTCCGCCAGTTCTGTACACAGTGCTAGAGATTTTCGGATCGCCAAGAGCCATTGCCGATAGCACTGCCATTATTGTGGCAATGAAAAATGCAGCCTTTCCTGTTCAACACTCAAACCGCATGCTGCCtgcaccccaatctttccctgatcaaccgcccagggtttctaggacaccggTATACCCCATGCACCATGGCTCTCCTGACACTGGCTACGGCGACACTGCCTCAGGCGGTTCCCCATCACAAGCGTCATTTCTATCACTCATGAATAGCCCTCTGCAACAGACATCGCAACAGTCCACCTCACGACTGTGCACGCCACCAAATGCATCTCAATGCATTATAGGAGAAAACTCTTTTACTTATACGACATTGGAGTAA